A section of the Agromyces aurantiacus genome encodes:
- a CDS encoding HU family DNA-binding protein translates to MADKSLNKSELVAKIAAATNQSQSTVDSVLNGFFDTLADSVGSGTKVSIPGWLAVERTHRAARTGRNPQTGETIQIAAGNSVKVTAGSKLKAAAK, encoded by the coding sequence ATGGCTGACAAGTCGCTCAACAAGTCCGAGCTCGTTGCCAAGATCGCTGCGGCGACGAACCAGAGCCAGAGCACCGTCGACTCCGTGCTCAACGGGTTCTTCGACACGCTGGCCGACTCGGTCGGTTCGGGCACGAAGGTCTCGATCCCGGGCTGGCTCGCCGTCGAGCGCACCCACCGCGCCGCCCGCACCGGCCGCAACCCGCAGACCGGCGAGACCATCCAGATCGCCGCCGGCAACTCGGTCAAGGTCACCGCGGGCTCGAAGCTGAAGGCCGCCGCGAAGTAA
- a CDS encoding gluconokinase has protein sequence MARPSARPGVRRVVVMGVSGAGKSTVGEALARRFGTAFVDADDLHPAANVEKMRSGIPLVDADRMPWLDLVGAALAEAPAPGVVVACSALRRAYRDRLRAAAPDVVFVALEGDPVLLAERMGARAGHFMPATLLASQLASYESPAPDERAVRCGIDAPLDDIVATAAAGVDALAA, from the coding sequence ATGGCGCGACCGAGCGCGCGACCCGGCGTGCGACGCGTCGTGGTGATGGGCGTGTCGGGCGCCGGCAAGAGCACTGTCGGGGAGGCCCTCGCGCGACGGTTCGGCACGGCGTTCGTGGACGCCGACGACCTGCACCCGGCGGCGAACGTCGAGAAGATGCGGTCGGGGATCCCGCTGGTCGACGCGGACCGGATGCCGTGGCTCGACCTCGTCGGCGCGGCGCTCGCCGAGGCACCCGCACCCGGCGTCGTGGTCGCGTGCTCGGCGCTTCGTCGCGCGTACCGGGATCGGCTGCGCGCCGCGGCGCCCGACGTCGTCTTCGTCGCGCTCGAGGGCGATCCCGTGCTGCTCGCCGAGCGCATGGGGGCGCGGGCCGGCCACTTCATGCCGGCGACGCTGCTCGCCTCGCAGCTGGCGTCGTACGAGTCGCCCGCCCCGGATGAGCGGGCGGTGCGCTGCGGCATCGACGCGCCGCTCGACGACATCGTCGCGACGGCCGCAGCGGGCGTCGACGCCCTCGCCGCGTAG
- a CDS encoding bifunctional copper resistance protein CopD/cytochrome c oxidase assembly protein: MVAALAYGGGAAPYPIQDPGPVARWGVPAAKLFVNLGAAGMIGALVLAVWALSPKRREFDLALDVAAASAAVLTVASAATGVLTFVLVTSAPFSLSDRFGQQLGQFVTSIELGQAWLTTTLVAAAVTVLCFAVRNHTALVFVTALAVVALVPMAQQGHAAGAAGHNEAITALGLHLVFVAAWLGGLVTLVLLKPTFEGDRLAVVLARYSTVALVCFIVVAISGYASAALRIGTWAQLTTQYGILVVVKVAALVALGLFGATQRRAMIGRMSRPDASATRTFWLLVVVELAFMGLASGVAAALARTATPVSEDLGGQLARTPAEILTGEPLPPWPEAWRYLTEWRPDLLWLLLCGFGLFFYVAGVLRLRRRGDRWPVWRTISWVSGLLLLAWVTNGGVNAYEEYLFSAHMLAHMMLTMAVPVLLVPGAPVTLAARAIRPRKDGSRGGREWILLAVHSRFASIIANPIVAAVLFAGSLWIFYYSPLFRWTMEDHIGHEWMIAHFLITGYLFVQSLVGIDPVPYRLPYPFRLLLLLGTMAFHAFFGLSIMMSSGLLLADWYGAMGWGTDALVDQQTGGGIAWSIGEIPTLALAIAVAIQWARSDDKETRRRDRHADRTGDAELEEYNARLAALAQRDGVQ; encoded by the coding sequence ATGGTCGCGGCGCTCGCGTACGGCGGGGGAGCGGCGCCGTACCCGATCCAGGACCCGGGTCCGGTCGCGCGCTGGGGCGTCCCCGCCGCCAAGCTGTTCGTGAACCTCGGCGCGGCCGGCATGATCGGCGCGCTCGTGCTCGCGGTGTGGGCGCTCAGTCCCAAGCGGCGCGAGTTCGACCTCGCGCTCGACGTGGCCGCGGCCTCCGCCGCGGTGCTCACCGTCGCGAGCGCCGCGACCGGCGTGCTCACCTTCGTGCTGGTCACGAGCGCCCCGTTCAGCCTGAGCGACCGCTTCGGCCAGCAACTGGGGCAGTTCGTCACGTCGATCGAGCTCGGCCAGGCGTGGCTCACGACCACGCTCGTCGCCGCCGCGGTCACCGTGCTGTGCTTCGCCGTGCGCAACCACACGGCGCTCGTGTTCGTCACCGCGCTCGCCGTCGTCGCGCTCGTGCCCATGGCGCAGCAGGGCCATGCGGCCGGCGCCGCCGGGCACAACGAGGCCATCACCGCGCTCGGCCTGCACCTCGTGTTCGTCGCCGCGTGGCTCGGCGGCCTCGTCACCCTCGTGCTGCTGAAGCCGACGTTCGAGGGCGACCGGCTCGCGGTCGTGCTGGCCCGGTACTCGACGGTCGCGCTCGTGTGCTTCATCGTCGTCGCGATCTCGGGCTACGCCAGCGCCGCGCTGCGGATCGGCACGTGGGCGCAGCTGACGACGCAGTACGGCATCCTCGTGGTCGTGAAGGTCGCCGCGCTCGTCGCGCTGGGCCTGTTCGGTGCGACCCAGCGTCGCGCGATGATCGGCCGGATGTCGCGCCCCGACGCCTCCGCGACGCGCACGTTCTGGCTCCTCGTCGTGGTCGAGCTCGCCTTCATGGGCCTCGCGTCGGGCGTGGCGGCCGCACTCGCGCGCACCGCGACCCCGGTCTCGGAGGACCTCGGCGGACAGCTCGCGCGCACGCCCGCCGAGATCCTCACGGGCGAGCCGCTCCCGCCGTGGCCGGAGGCCTGGCGCTACCTCACCGAATGGCGGCCCGACCTGCTGTGGCTGCTACTCTGCGGCTTCGGCCTGTTCTTCTACGTGGCGGGCGTCCTGCGGTTGCGCCGGCGCGGCGATCGCTGGCCCGTGTGGCGCACCATCTCCTGGGTGTCGGGGCTCCTGCTCCTCGCGTGGGTCACCAACGGCGGCGTCAACGCGTACGAGGAGTACCTCTTCTCGGCGCACATGCTCGCGCACATGATGCTGACGATGGCGGTGCCGGTGCTGCTCGTGCCGGGCGCGCCCGTGACGCTCGCGGCGCGCGCCATCCGCCCCCGCAAGGACGGCAGCCGGGGCGGACGCGAGTGGATCCTCCTCGCGGTGCACTCGCGGTTCGCGAGCATCATCGCCAATCCCATCGTGGCCGCCGTGCTGTTCGCCGGGTCGCTCTGGATCTTCTACTATTCGCCGCTGTTCCGGTGGACGATGGAGGACCACATCGGCCACGAGTGGATGATCGCGCACTTCCTCATCACGGGCTACCTGTTCGTGCAGTCGCTCGTCGGCATCGACCCGGTGCCGTACCGCCTGCCCTACCCGTTCCGGTTGCTGCTGCTGCTCGGCACGATGGCGTTCCACGCGTTCTTCGGGCTCTCGATCATGATGAGCTCGGGCCTGCTCCTCGCGGACTGGTACGGCGCGATGGGCTGGGGGACCGACGCGCTCGTCGACCAGCAGACCGGCGGCGGCATCGCCTGGTCGATCGGCGAGATCCCGACGCTCGCCCTGGCGATCGCGGTCGCGATCCAGTGGGCGCGCAGCGACGACAAGGAGACCCGGCGCCGCGACCGGCACGCCGACCGCACCGGCGACGCCGAGCTCGAGGAGTACAACGCCCGCCTCGCGGCCCTCGCGCAGCGCGACGGCGTGCAGTGA